A portion of the Pectobacterium brasiliense genome contains these proteins:
- the cutA gene encoding divalent cation tolerance protein CutA, giving the protein MSDRPLCDAVVILCTAPDDACAQRLADSLLETRLAACVTLLPGARSLYYWEGKLEQQSEVQMLIKSDTSHQQALLTHLKQQHPYDTPELLVLPVSGGDSDYLTWLNASLR; this is encoded by the coding sequence ATGTCTGACCGCCCGCTTTGCGATGCTGTCGTCATATTATGTACCGCACCTGACGACGCCTGCGCGCAACGGCTTGCCGACTCGCTGTTGGAAACGCGGCTTGCCGCCTGCGTCACCCTGCTGCCCGGCGCACGTTCGCTCTACTACTGGGAAGGCAAGCTCGAACAGCAATCAGAAGTACAAATGCTGATAAAAAGCGATACCTCACATCAGCAAGCCCTGCTGACTCACCTGAAACAACAACACCCTTACGATACGCCGGAGCTGTTAGTCCTGCCGGTATCCGGGGGCGATAGCGATTATCTGACATGGCTCAACGCATCTTTACGCTGA
- a CDS encoding anaerobic C4-dicarboxylate transporter, with the protein MLGLELLIVLLAIYLGARLGGIGIGFAGGLGVLVLTLGFQIKPGVIPFDVIEIIMAVIAAIAAMQVAGGMDYLVSLAEKLLRKHPKYVTFLAPLVTYFMTILAGTGHTAFSTLPVIAEVAKEQGIRPSRPLSIAVVASQIAITASPISAAVVFVAGILEPHGVSYLLLLGICIPTTLAAILLTAIVTNFLGKELKDDPIYQERLKKGETTLRGNSQHEIKPGAKLSVMLFLIGIVAVVLYATAISGTVGLIQNPVLPRNEAIVVFMLTIATLICITCKIDTARILSASTFKSGMSACICVMGVAWLGDTFVKAHISDIQDTAGALLQSYPWMLAVVLFFAATLLYSQAATAKALMPAALLLGVSPVTAVASFAAVSALFVLPTYPTLLAAVEMDDTGSTRIGKFVFNHSFLIPGVMAITLSVIFGFILGSILI; encoded by the coding sequence ATGCTTGGTCTTGAGTTACTGATCGTTCTGCTCGCCATCTATTTGGGGGCACGACTAGGAGGTATCGGCATTGGTTTCGCCGGTGGCCTGGGAGTGCTTGTTCTTACGCTGGGGTTTCAGATAAAGCCCGGCGTAATCCCTTTTGATGTTATTGAAATTATCATGGCCGTTATCGCCGCCATCGCCGCAATGCAGGTGGCGGGCGGAATGGATTATCTGGTCAGTCTGGCGGAGAAACTGCTGCGTAAACACCCGAAATACGTCACCTTTCTCGCGCCGCTGGTCACCTACTTCATGACGATTCTGGCCGGAACCGGACACACCGCGTTTTCCACCCTGCCAGTTATCGCCGAAGTCGCCAAAGAACAGGGGATTCGTCCTTCTCGTCCGCTTTCGATTGCCGTCGTTGCCTCGCAAATCGCCATAACTGCCTCGCCGATCTCGGCGGCGGTAGTGTTTGTCGCGGGTATTCTTGAGCCGCACGGCGTCAGCTATCTGCTGCTGTTGGGCATTTGTATTCCGACCACGCTCGCCGCGATCCTGCTGACGGCAATTGTGACCAACTTCCTGGGTAAAGAGCTGAAAGACGACCCGATTTATCAGGAACGTCTGAAAAAAGGCGAAACCACGCTGCGCGGCAATAGCCAACATGAGATCAAACCGGGCGCCAAACTTTCCGTGATGCTGTTTCTGATCGGCATCGTCGCTGTCGTGCTGTATGCCACGGCGATCAGCGGCACGGTTGGGCTGATTCAGAATCCGGTTCTGCCACGTAACGAAGCGATTGTGGTCTTTATGCTGACGATCGCCACGCTGATTTGCATCACCTGCAAAATCGACACCGCGCGCATCCTCTCTGCCAGCACGTTTAAGTCCGGCATGAGCGCCTGTATCTGCGTGATGGGCGTGGCCTGGCTGGGAGATACCTTTGTTAAAGCGCACATTTCCGATATTCAGGATACCGCTGGTGCACTGCTGCAAAGCTACCCGTGGATGCTGGCCGTCGTGCTGTTCTTCGCCGCGACACTGCTTTACTCGCAGGCGGCAACGGCAAAAGCACTGATGCCTGCTGCGCTGCTGCTGGGCGTGTCTCCGGTCACGGCCGTGGCGTCTTTTGCTGCCGTTTCCGCGCTGTTCGTTCTGCCAACCTACCCGACGCTGTTGGCCGCCGTAGAGATGGATGACACCGGCTCAACGCGCATCGGCAAGTTTGTGTTTAATCACTCCTTCCTGATTCCGGGCGTAATGGCGATTACGCTGTCGGTGATATTTGGCTTCATCCTTGGCAGCATCCTGATCTAA
- the plsB gene encoding glycerol-3-phosphate 1-O-acyltransferase PlsB, which produces MSGWRKIYYKLLNLPLKLLVKSKVIPADPVVELGLDPSRPILYVLPYNSQADLLTLRAKCLALGLPDPSQSFEFNGVELPSHVFINDGPRVFRYYVPKQKSVKLFHDYLDLHRANPDLDVQMVPVSVMFGRSPGREGHAQAAPHLRLLNGIEKFFAVLWLGRDSFVRFSSPVSLRYMATEHGTDKTIAHKLARVARMHFSRQRLAAVGPRLPVRQELFNKLLDSKAIKKAVDDEARSKKISTEKAQQNAIALMEEIAADFSYEAVRLSDRVLSWTWNRLYQGINVHNAERVRQLAQDGHGIVYVPCHRSHMDYLLLSYVLYHQGLVPPHIAAGINLNFWPAGPIFRRLGAFFIRRTFKGNKLYSTIFREYLGELFARGYSVEYFMEGGRSRTGRLLEPKTGTLAMTIQAMLRGGTRPITLVPIYVGYEHVMEVGTYAKELRGAVKEKEGFMQMVRGLRKLRNLGQGYVNFGEPLPLTTYLNQHVPQWRDAIDPIEAQRPSWLTPTVQDISMDIMVRINNSAAANAMNLCSTALLASRQRSLTREQMHEQLDCYLQLLRQVPYHKDITAPKKTADELLEHALGMNKFEVEKDSIGDIIILPREQAVLMTYYRNNIQHLLVLPSLIASIVIHHRRITLADVVRQIALIYPLLQAELFLHYSKEQLPDVLETLANELIRQELLCSRDGQLAINPPRIRTLQLLSAGVRETLQRYAITLSLLCANPGINRGTLEKESRNMAQRLSVLHGINAPEFFDKAVFSTLVATLRTEGYITDSAEAAQGDIVAIYNILGDLITPEVRLTIESASSPAEMEANSQAVEKVEETKQD; this is translated from the coding sequence ATGTCAGGTTGGCGTAAAATTTACTATAAATTATTGAATCTCCCACTGAAACTGCTGGTGAAGAGCAAAGTTATTCCCGCAGATCCGGTGGTCGAGCTGGGGTTAGATCCCTCACGTCCTATACTCTATGTTCTGCCTTATAACTCTCAGGCGGATCTCTTGACGCTACGAGCGAAATGCCTGGCATTGGGGCTACCCGATCCCTCGCAGTCGTTCGAATTCAATGGCGTCGAACTGCCTAGCCACGTCTTTATTAATGACGGGCCGCGCGTCTTCCGCTATTACGTTCCCAAGCAGAAATCCGTCAAGCTGTTCCACGACTATCTGGATTTGCATCGTGCCAATCCAGATTTAGACGTGCAGATGGTGCCGGTTTCTGTGATGTTTGGGCGTTCTCCGGGTCGGGAAGGCCACGCTCAGGCCGCACCACACCTGCGCTTGCTCAACGGTATCGAGAAATTCTTCGCCGTCCTGTGGCTAGGCCGCGACAGCTTTGTCCGCTTCTCCAGCCCGGTGTCGCTGCGCTATATGGCGACCGAGCATGGTACTGACAAAACCATAGCCCACAAACTGGCACGTGTCGCACGTATGCACTTCTCCCGCCAACGCTTGGCGGCAGTTGGGCCGCGTTTGCCGGTGCGTCAGGAGCTATTTAACAAGCTGCTGGATTCCAAAGCGATCAAGAAAGCCGTAGACGATGAGGCGCGCAGTAAGAAGATTTCTACTGAGAAAGCGCAGCAGAACGCTATTGCGCTGATGGAAGAAATCGCCGCTGACTTCTCCTACGAAGCCGTGCGTCTATCGGATCGCGTATTGAGCTGGACGTGGAACCGCCTTTATCAGGGGATTAACGTCCACAACGCTGAACGCGTTCGCCAGCTGGCACAGGATGGTCACGGTATTGTCTATGTGCCCTGCCACCGCAGCCACATGGATTATCTGCTGCTGTCCTACGTCCTGTACCATCAAGGCTTAGTGCCGCCGCACATCGCCGCCGGCATCAACCTGAATTTCTGGCCAGCAGGACCAATATTCCGCCGTCTTGGTGCGTTCTTTATTCGCCGTACCTTCAAAGGCAACAAACTGTATTCAACGATTTTCCGTGAATATCTGGGTGAGCTGTTTGCCCGCGGTTATTCGGTTGAATACTTCATGGAAGGCGGACGTTCACGCACGGGCCGTCTGTTAGAGCCGAAAACCGGTACGCTGGCGATGACCATTCAGGCCATGCTCAGAGGCGGCACACGACCTATCACGCTGGTACCGATTTATGTCGGCTACGAACATGTGATGGAAGTCGGTACCTATGCGAAAGAGCTGCGCGGCGCGGTGAAGGAAAAAGAAGGCTTTATGCAGATGGTGCGCGGTTTGCGCAAACTGCGTAATCTCGGCCAAGGGTACGTGAACTTCGGTGAACCCCTCCCGTTGACAACCTATCTGAACCAGCATGTTCCGCAATGGCGTGACGCGATCGATCCGATTGAAGCACAGCGCCCAAGTTGGCTAACGCCGACGGTGCAGGATATCTCTATGGATATCATGGTGCGCATCAACAATTCTGCGGCAGCAAATGCGATGAACCTGTGCTCTACGGCTTTATTAGCCTCGCGCCAGCGTTCACTGACGCGCGAACAAATGCATGAACAGCTGGATTGCTACCTCCAGCTGCTGCGCCAGGTGCCTTATCACAAAGATATTACGGCACCGAAGAAGACAGCGGATGAACTGCTGGAACACGCGCTGGGCATGAACAAGTTTGAAGTCGAGAAGGATAGCATTGGCGACATCATCATTCTGCCGCGTGAGCAGGCGGTACTGATGACGTACTACCGCAATAACATCCAGCACCTGTTGGTCTTGCCGTCGCTGATCGCCAGCATCGTCATCCACCATCGCCGGATTACGCTTGCCGACGTCGTGCGACAGATCGCGCTGATCTATCCGCTGCTGCAAGCTGAGCTGTTCCTGCACTATTCCAAAGAGCAGTTGCCGGACGTGCTGGAGACGCTGGCTAATGAACTGATTCGACAAGAGCTGCTGTGCAGCCGTGACGGTCAATTAGCCATCAATCCGCCACGCATCCGTACGCTGCAACTGCTGTCAGCAGGCGTGCGTGAAACGCTGCAACGCTATGCAATCACGCTGTCTTTACTGTGTGCGAACCCAGGGATCAATCGTGGAACGCTAGAGAAAGAAAGCCGGAACATGGCGCAGCGTCTGTCCGTTCTGCACGGTATCAACGCGCCGGAATTCTTTGATAAAGCCGTGTTCTCAACGCTGGTCGCGACCTTACGTACAGAAGGATATATCACCGACAGTGCGGAAGCGGCACAAGGCGATATCGTGGCAATCTACAATATCCTCGGCGATCTGATCACCCCGGAAGTGCGGTTGACCATTGAAAGCGCCAGCTCACCAGCTGAAATGGAAGCCAATAGTCAGGCAGTAGAAAAAGTGGAAGAGACAAAGCAGGATTAA
- the aspA gene encoding aspartate ammonia-lyase codes for MSENIRIEEDLLGTREVPADAYYGVHTLRAVENFYISNNKISDIPEFVRGMVMVKKAAALANRELQTIPKKIADVIIRACDEVLNNGKCMDQFPVDVYQGGAGTSVNMNTNEVLANIGLELMGHQKGEYQYLNPNDHLNKCQSTNDAYPTGFRIAVYAAVLKLTEAIAKLSDGFERKAKEFEDVLKMGRTQLQDAVPMTLGQEFHAFNVLLQEEIKNLLRTSELLLEVNLGATAIGTRLNTPDGYQQLAVQRLAEVSGLPCVPAEDLIEATSDCGAYVMVHSSLKRLAVKLSKICNDLRLLSSGPRAGLNEINLPELQAGSSIMPAKVNPVVPEVVNQVCFKVIGNDTCVTMASEAGQLQLNVMEPVIGQAMFESTHILTNACYNLLEKCVNGITANKSVCEAYVFNSIGIVTYLNPFIGHHNGDIVGRICAETGKSVRDVVLERGLLTEAELDDIFSIQNLMHPAYKAKRYTDENELP; via the coding sequence ATGTCAGAAAATATCCGTATTGAAGAAGACCTGTTAGGCACCCGAGAAGTTCCCGCAGACGCGTATTATGGCGTTCACACGCTGCGCGCTGTCGAAAACTTCTATATCAGTAACAATAAAATCAGTGACATACCCGAGTTCGTACGCGGTATGGTTATGGTGAAGAAAGCCGCAGCGCTGGCGAATAGAGAGCTACAAACTATCCCGAAAAAAATCGCTGACGTCATCATCCGCGCCTGTGATGAAGTGCTGAATAACGGCAAATGCATGGATCAGTTCCCGGTCGATGTCTATCAAGGGGGCGCGGGCACGTCGGTCAACATGAATACCAACGAAGTATTAGCCAATATTGGTCTGGAACTGATGGGCCACCAGAAAGGCGAATACCAGTATCTGAACCCCAACGATCATCTGAACAAATGCCAGTCCACCAATGACGCCTACCCCACCGGATTTCGTATCGCGGTCTACGCGGCCGTACTGAAGCTGACGGAGGCGATAGCGAAGTTGAGCGATGGCTTCGAGCGCAAAGCCAAAGAATTTGAAGACGTGCTGAAAATGGGCCGCACCCAGTTACAGGACGCCGTACCGATGACACTCGGCCAGGAGTTTCATGCGTTTAACGTGCTGTTACAGGAAGAAATCAAAAACCTGCTGCGCACGTCGGAGCTACTGCTTGAAGTCAATCTGGGCGCGACCGCAATTGGTACGCGCCTGAACACGCCAGACGGCTATCAGCAACTGGCTGTGCAGCGTCTAGCGGAAGTCAGCGGTCTGCCCTGTGTGCCAGCAGAAGATTTGATCGAAGCCACGTCAGACTGCGGAGCCTATGTGATGGTACACAGTTCACTGAAGCGTCTGGCCGTGAAGCTGTCGAAGATCTGTAATGACCTGCGCCTGCTCTCTTCCGGCCCTCGTGCAGGCCTGAATGAAATCAACCTGCCGGAGCTACAAGCAGGTTCCTCGATCATGCCCGCCAAGGTGAATCCGGTCGTGCCGGAAGTCGTCAATCAGGTGTGTTTCAAGGTCATCGGTAACGACACCTGCGTCACGATGGCGTCAGAAGCCGGGCAATTACAGTTAAACGTTATGGAACCGGTTATCGGTCAGGCAATGTTTGAATCGACCCACATTCTGACTAACGCCTGCTACAACCTGCTGGAGAAATGCGTCAACGGCATCACCGCCAATAAGAGCGTCTGTGAAGCCTATGTCTTCAATTCCATCGGAATTGTGACGTACCTGAACCCGTTTATCGGCCACCACAACGGCGATATCGTCGGCAGAATCTGCGCGGAAACCGGGAAAAGCGTGCGTGACGTTGTCCTGGAGCGCGGCCTGCTGACGGAAGCCGAACTGGACGACATTTTCTCCATCCAGAACCTGATGCATCCGGCGTACAAAGCCAAACGCTACACCGATGAAAACGAGCTTCCCTAA
- the ubiC gene encoding chorismate lyase, whose product MSDDASTLLRSISWFTEPPSVLPEHIGDWLMETGSMTRRLEKYCAQLKTILCSETFITPQALGEEREQLPYSERYWLREVVLYGDDRPWLFGRTIVPQQTLDGTDSALTKIGNQPLGRYLFGQKALTRDYIHTGCSEGLWARRSRLCVSGYPLLLTELFLPESPIYFSR is encoded by the coding sequence ATGTCTGACGATGCGTCTACGCTTCTGCGCTCTATTTCCTGGTTTACTGAGCCCCCTTCGGTATTACCTGAGCACATTGGTGACTGGCTGATGGAAACCGGCTCCATGACGCGGCGACTTGAAAAATATTGTGCCCAACTGAAGACCATCCTGTGCAGTGAGACGTTTATTACGCCACAGGCGCTGGGCGAAGAGCGCGAACAGCTGCCGTACAGTGAACGTTACTGGCTGCGTGAAGTGGTGCTGTATGGTGACGATCGTCCCTGGCTTTTTGGCCGTACCATTGTTCCGCAACAGACGCTTGACGGCACGGATTCAGCCCTGACGAAAATAGGCAATCAGCCGCTAGGCCGCTACCTGTTTGGGCAAAAGGCGCTGACGCGTGACTATATTCATACCGGATGCAGTGAAGGCTTATGGGCGCGGCGTTCCCGCCTGTGTGTCTCGGGTTATCCGTTACTGTTGACCGAGCTTTTCTTACCGGAATCACCGATTTATTTCAGCCGGTGA
- a CDS encoding diacylglycerol kinase — MNKATGMTRIIKATGYSFKGLKQAWQHEAAFRQETILTIVGVIIACLLPVTLVEKLLLIGSVVLIMLFELANSAIEAVVDRIGLEHHELSGRAKDIGSAAVFVAILLAAVVWGSILWQHFA, encoded by the coding sequence ATGAATAAAGCAACGGGGATGACCCGGATTATTAAGGCGACCGGTTATTCCTTTAAGGGACTGAAGCAGGCGTGGCAGCATGAGGCGGCATTTCGTCAGGAAACGATACTGACTATTGTCGGCGTCATCATCGCGTGTTTACTGCCGGTTACGCTGGTCGAGAAGCTCCTGCTGATTGGGTCTGTGGTACTGATTATGCTGTTTGAGCTGGCCAATAGCGCCATTGAAGCCGTGGTCGATCGCATTGGTCTCGAGCACCACGAATTATCCGGTCGGGCGAAAGATATTGGCTCGGCCGCTGTCTTTGTTGCCATCTTGTTAGCTGCTGTCGTGTGGGGCAGCATCCTCTGGCAACATTTTGCCTGA
- the groL gene encoding chaperonin GroEL (60 kDa chaperone family; promotes refolding of misfolded polypeptides especially under stressful conditions; forms two stacked rings of heptamers to form a barrel-shaped 14mer; ends can be capped by GroES; misfolded proteins enter the barrel where they are refolded when GroES binds) yields the protein MAAKDVKFGNDARVKMLRGVNVLADAVKVTLGPKGRNVVLDKSFGAPTITKDGVSVAREIELEDKFENMGAQMVKEVASKANDAAGDGTTTATVLAQAIITEGLKAVAAGMNPMDLKRGIDKAVIAAVEELKALSVPCSDSKAIAQVGTISANSDETVGKMIAEAMDKVGKEGVITVEEGTGLQDELDVVEGMQFDRGYLSPYFINKPETGAVELESPFILLADKKISNIREMLPVLEAVAKAGKPLVIVAEDVEGEALATLVVNTMRGIVKVAAVKAPGFGDRRKAMLQDIATLTGGTVISEEIGLELEKATLEDLGQAKRVVINKDTTTIIDGTGEEAAIQGRVAQIRQQVEEATSDYDKEKLQERVAKLAGGVAVIKVGAATEVEMKEKKARVEDALAATRAAVEEGVVAGGGVALVRVAAKLASLTAQNEDQNVGIKVALRAMEAPLRQIVSNAGEEPSVVANSVKAGEGNYGYNAATEEYGNMIDFGILDPTKVTRSALQFAASVAGLMITTECMVTDLPKSDAPDLGGAGGMGGMGGMGGMM from the coding sequence ATGGCAGCTAAAGACGTAAAATTCGGTAATGACGCTCGCGTAAAAATGCTGCGCGGCGTAAATGTACTGGCTGATGCAGTGAAGGTTACCCTGGGCCCGAAAGGCCGTAATGTCGTGTTGGATAAATCCTTCGGTGCACCGACCATTACTAAAGACGGCGTATCTGTTGCGCGTGAAATCGAGCTGGAAGACAAGTTCGAGAACATGGGCGCACAGATGGTGAAAGAAGTTGCCTCTAAAGCGAATGACGCAGCAGGCGACGGCACCACGACCGCAACCGTATTGGCGCAGGCTATCATCACTGAAGGCCTGAAAGCTGTTGCAGCGGGCATGAACCCGATGGATCTGAAGCGCGGTATCGATAAAGCCGTTATCGCTGCTGTTGAAGAGCTGAAAGCACTGTCTGTACCGTGCTCTGACTCTAAAGCTATCGCTCAGGTTGGTACCATCTCTGCTAACTCCGACGAAACCGTAGGCAAAATGATTGCCGAAGCCATGGACAAAGTCGGTAAAGAAGGTGTGATCACCGTTGAAGAAGGTACCGGTCTGCAAGACGAGCTGGACGTGGTTGAAGGTATGCAGTTCGACCGTGGCTACCTGTCTCCGTACTTCATCAACAAGCCGGAAACGGGTGCTGTAGAATTGGAAAGCCCGTTCATCCTGCTGGCTGATAAAAAAATCTCCAACATCCGCGAAATGCTGCCAGTACTGGAAGCCGTAGCGAAAGCCGGCAAACCGCTGGTTATCGTCGCTGAAGATGTTGAAGGCGAAGCACTGGCAACGCTGGTAGTTAACACCATGCGTGGCATCGTTAAAGTGGCTGCGGTGAAAGCGCCGGGCTTCGGCGACCGTCGTAAAGCAATGCTGCAAGATATCGCGACGCTGACTGGCGGTACCGTTATCTCTGAAGAGATCGGTCTGGAGCTGGAAAAAGCGACGCTGGAAGATCTGGGTCAGGCAAAACGCGTTGTGATCAACAAAGACACCACTACCATCATCGATGGTACGGGTGAAGAAGCTGCGATCCAGGGCCGTGTTGCTCAGATCCGTCAGCAGGTTGAAGAAGCAACGTCTGATTACGACAAAGAAAAACTGCAAGAGCGTGTGGCTAAACTGGCTGGCGGCGTAGCCGTTATCAAAGTTGGCGCAGCGACTGAAGTTGAAATGAAAGAGAAGAAAGCACGCGTTGAAGATGCCCTGGCTGCGACTCGCGCCGCGGTAGAAGAAGGCGTGGTTGCTGGTGGTGGTGTTGCGCTGGTTCGCGTTGCAGCCAAACTGGCTTCTCTGACTGCTCAGAACGAAGACCAGAACGTGGGTATCAAAGTTGCGCTGCGCGCGATGGAAGCTCCACTGCGTCAGATCGTTTCCAACGCTGGCGAAGAGCCATCTGTGGTTGCGAACAGCGTTAAAGCAGGCGAAGGTAACTACGGTTACAACGCAGCAACTGAAGAATACGGCAACATGATCGACTTCGGTATCCTGGATCCAACCAAAGTCACCCGTTCTGCGCTGCAGTTCGCGGCTTCCGTTGCTGGTCTGATGATCACCACCGAATGTATGGTTACTGACCTGCCGAAAAGCGATGCTCCTGACTTAGGTGGCGCTGGTGGTATGGGCGGCATGGGTGGTATGGGCGGCATGATGTAA
- the ubiA gene encoding 4-hydroxybenzoate octaprenyltransferase, which yields MERSITAGKWLAYCRLMRIDKPIGSLLLLWPTLWALWLAGGGAPAPWTLFVFVAGVFLMRAAGCVINDYADRHFDGHVKRTASRPLPSGEVSERAAKVLFVVLVLLAFGLVLTLNKMTIWLSVAGLVLAWVYPFMKRVSHLPQFVLGAAFGWSIPMAYAAVSESLPASCWMMFVAYICWTVAYDTQYAMVDRDDDLKIGVKSTAILFGRFDNIIIGLLQFSMLALLLILGKISGLGTPYYISLLVAAGMFVYQQTLTAGRERDACFKAFHNNKYAGMAIFIGVLFGL from the coding sequence TTGGAAAGAAGTATTACAGCAGGGAAATGGCTGGCTTATTGTCGCTTGATGCGAATTGATAAACCGATAGGTTCTCTGTTGCTGCTGTGGCCAACGCTATGGGCGCTGTGGCTAGCGGGAGGCGGGGCACCTGCACCGTGGACGCTGTTTGTTTTTGTCGCTGGCGTTTTCTTGATGCGTGCGGCGGGCTGCGTCATCAATGATTATGCCGATCGCCATTTTGACGGCCATGTAAAACGTACCGCTTCTCGCCCATTACCCAGCGGTGAGGTGAGCGAGCGAGCGGCCAAAGTGTTGTTTGTCGTGCTGGTTTTGTTGGCTTTTGGCTTGGTGCTGACGCTGAATAAGATGACGATCTGGCTGTCCGTTGCGGGGCTGGTTTTGGCGTGGGTCTACCCGTTTATGAAACGGGTCAGCCATCTTCCTCAGTTTGTTCTGGGCGCGGCGTTTGGCTGGTCAATACCGATGGCTTATGCGGCGGTGAGTGAAAGCCTGCCAGCGAGCTGCTGGATGATGTTTGTCGCGTATATTTGCTGGACGGTCGCCTACGATACCCAATATGCGATGGTGGATCGTGATGATGACCTGAAGATCGGCGTGAAATCTACCGCGATCCTATTTGGCCGCTTTGACAATATCATTATCGGGTTACTGCAGTTCAGTATGCTGGCGCTGCTGCTGATTTTAGGAAAGATCAGCGGATTGGGAACCCCCTACTACATTTCGCTGCTGGTGGCTGCGGGGATGTTTGTTTACCAGCAAACCCTGACTGCTGGGCGCGAACGCGATGCCTGTTTCAAAGCCTTTCACAATAATAAATACGCGGGTATGGCGATATTTATTGGCGTGCTGTTTGGCCTATAG
- a CDS encoding co-chaperone GroES, with translation MNIRPLHDRVIVKRKEVESKSAGGIVLTGSAAGKSTRGEVLAVGHGRILENGEVKPLDVKVGDIVIFNDGYGVKAEKIDNEEVLIMSESDILAIVEA, from the coding sequence ATGAATATTCGTCCATTGCATGACCGCGTGATCGTCAAGCGCAAAGAAGTTGAGTCAAAATCTGCTGGCGGTATCGTACTGACTGGTTCCGCTGCTGGTAAATCTACCCGTGGTGAAGTGCTGGCCGTAGGTCACGGACGTATCCTGGAAAATGGCGAAGTGAAGCCGCTGGATGTGAAAGTTGGCGACATCGTTATTTTCAATGATGGCTATGGCGTGAAAGCAGAGAAGATTGATAACGAAGAAGTGTTGATCATGTCTGAAAGCGACATTCTGGCAATTGTTGAAGCGTAA
- a CDS encoding FxsA family protein produces MRWLPLLLIFLLAYIEISLFIQVAEVLGVAMTLLLVVFTSCVGVSLVRNQGMKTLVQMQQKMAAGESPAAEMVKSVSLVLAGFLLLIPGFLTDFLGLLLLLPPVQKRLTLKLMPHLHVWRSGPGAGPGASSSGGNTFEGEYQRKDGGRANIEHRDDSDNR; encoded by the coding sequence GTGCGCTGGTTACCGTTATTACTTATTTTTCTTTTGGCTTACATCGAGATATCGCTGTTTATTCAGGTGGCTGAGGTGCTTGGCGTCGCCATGACGCTGCTGCTGGTTGTCTTCACGTCCTGCGTGGGCGTCTCGCTGGTGCGTAATCAGGGGATGAAAACGCTGGTGCAGATGCAGCAGAAAATGGCGGCAGGTGAAAGCCCAGCGGCCGAGATGGTAAAAAGCGTTTCACTGGTGCTGGCGGGCTTCCTGCTCCTGATTCCGGGCTTCCTGACTGACTTTCTGGGGCTGCTGTTACTGCTGCCGCCGGTGCAGAAAAGGCTGACGCTCAAGCTGATGCCTCACTTGCATGTCTGGCGTTCTGGTCCTGGAGCTGGCCCAGGTGCGTCGTCTTCCGGCGGTAACACCTTTGAAGGTGAATACCAGCGCAAGGATGGCGGGCGCGCAAATATTGAACACCGTGACGATAGTGACAACCGTTAA